From the genome of Xiphophorus couchianus chromosome 15, X_couchianus-1.0, whole genome shotgun sequence:
taatcagattttttttttttttttttttttttatacctgaCAGATGTTTTATCCAGTCCTGGCACAAAGGCTCCCAGTCTTTCACCAGTGCCTTACATTACACCAGAGAACGGACATTCATATGCAGCTCAAGGTAAATCTCAGGTTTGACCTGCccccttttatttttactttcttttcccatatatatatatatatatacattttctgaTGACTTACGCctgtcatatttttgtttgtctgccaTGTATTTCTATGGGATAGAATAATGTTTTAATCTAATAATGATCCAGCATTGCCTTCCTATTCATCCAACACTGTAGCATAgacattttattattctgatAAACCATGATGCCACAGATTTGTTGGACATGGCAAAGAAACTTTTTTGTTATGGTTGTTGCTACTTAGCAACACTGGGTATACAATTTGTAAAAGTGGCGTATAAATGTTGTAACAATTACCTTCTAATAATGTTAAATAATCTCATGgtgatggtggtaagctacattgtagtCTGCCATTCAGTCGGAGCCTTACATAGTATGACATTTGCTTTATGAAATAGAATTGTTTGGATTGGCTTTttcaataatatataaaaaaagatacaaagtTAGATTTGATTGCAAAATGTCTCTGACCATTTTTACAAGTTCTCTCGAGAAAAATTAGATCTGATGGATTTAATCTGTCACCAATattataattttcatttttatttctaaagtaaTTTCCATATAAAACTTTATCTAGTCAATCAGTTcacaaatgttcatttatttcccACAGTGATGTACCAGATGGTTGTTGGTGGTAAAACCTTTGATGCCCATCTTCAGCTGATGGCCGAGGTCCAGGCCCAAATGCAGTGCCAGGTTCAGCTCATTTCATGCAGTCAGGACAGCCAAGTCTTCATAGTCTTCTGCCCAATCACTTCCCGAACCGGGGCAGATGTTGATGGGGCCATGCGTAATGTAAGAGGTAAACAAAATATCAGATCAgactatttaaaataagattaatttataattttctttcaatttataGTTATCTTTCTGTGAGCTGAAGATTCAGTAATTGTTTAGCAGAAATTATGTTAGTAATCATTTATTTAGATATGTATTTGACTTAAAGCTAACCTTGAGGTTTAATAATGAGCACATTCTACTGGAAGAAAATCTATATAATATATATCTCTATagattttactcattttataTGTGTTGTACTATACCCAGTGacctttattgttattatttttatgagttcCGCTtacaattaatgaaaacatgacatttgtgattagaatattatataagaccaataaaaaaaaaatacagaaatgttggcttaatgaaaagtatgttttatacCCGAttgtatttgttattttctaaaggtatttttaatctgataaacaAGCTATACTGGAACACATATTGTAATGTAATGAACATGGCTGTAAGATGTTGTAACTTTTTTCTCCCCCACTTGACCTTTAAGTATCACCCCCACCAACCTTGGTGGGTTTAAGTTTTCCCAACAGcgacaataaaggatatttcttttctattctattctacctCAAACTAAATTCTTGTTTTCACAGGAGAGGGGCCTGTTATCCTGGTGTTGATGCACCACACACTTAACATCAGGCATACAGCAACAAGGAGGATGTGGTCGGATTACTCAAATATTGTGCTGCATGTCAATATTTTCTACCACAAGAAAGCGCATGGATTGCTGAAGTGTCAAGAAAATAATGCTGCTGTGATCCAGATACAGAACAAATTACTTGAATACTGTACTCCAAGAAGTAAATGGGCTGTGACTGGTGGATATAATAGCCCTGACATTGACAGCTGCTCCCATTTGGACGGTGAGGGCAGTGAGTTTGGCTTTAGGTTGTTC
Proteins encoded in this window:
- the LOC114159146 gene encoding uncharacterized protein LOC114159146, with product MAVLLRKVRRTNAAAASVLEQADFRTDSEIRSLTRADLHELFPGPEKLKLRRIIFRIIKKHKPINVLLKELEGFILPYSLRDSLSCSGVLVDYLHTLKDMKDQLNNVQSVIEAHINLLEDISKAQPHQKQDSDVLSSPGTKAPSLSPVPYITPENGHSYAAQVMYQMVVGGKTFDAHLQLMAEVQAQMQCQVQLISCSQDSQVFIVFCPITSRTGADVDGAMRNVRGEGPVILVLMHHTLNIRHTATRRMWSDYSNIVLHVNIFYHKKAHGLLKCQENNAAVIQIQNKLLEYCTPRSKWAVTGGYNSPDIDSCSHLDGEGSEFGFRLFDSDSSSTSSSNSDTKSIWGPVE